In a genomic window of Paraburkholderia phenazinium:
- a CDS encoding NAD-dependent succinate-semialdehyde dehydrogenase produces the protein MPLTLKRPELSRTHNFIAGEWRDAVDGARYPVSDPASGVEFTSVPDSSEADARAATDAAHAAFDGWRERTARERAQFLKRWHAAIVANTEDLARIISREQGKPLAEARGEVAYGASYVEWFAEEAVRSYGDMLPALMPGKRMMAVKEPVGVVAAITPWNFPLAMIARKIAPALAAGCTVVAKPAEDTPLTALALARLAEEAGLPAGVLNVVSASREHTPATVSNWLADSRVRKITFTGSTPVGKHLARESAGTLKKLSLELGGNAPFIIFDDADLDAAVDGLMASKFRNGGQTCVCPNRIYVQNSVYDAFARKLVERVSALRVGPATRDDSQIGPMINARAVDKIERHVQDALAHGAVVLTGGRRLQGDGLDGPYYYAPTVLGDANRDMALFHEETFGPVAPLFRFESDADVLREANDTPFGLAAYFYSNDVRRIWRVAGRLESGVIGINEGAVASEAAPFGGVKESGYGREGSRYGLDDYQHIKYLCQGGLV, from the coding sequence ATGCCACTCACCTTAAAGCGTCCCGAACTCTCTCGCACACACAACTTCATCGCCGGTGAGTGGCGCGATGCCGTCGACGGCGCCCGCTACCCCGTCAGCGATCCGGCCTCCGGCGTCGAGTTTACGAGCGTGCCGGACAGCAGCGAAGCCGACGCCCGGGCCGCCACCGATGCCGCCCACGCCGCGTTCGACGGCTGGCGCGAGCGCACGGCCCGCGAACGCGCGCAATTCCTCAAGCGCTGGCATGCGGCGATCGTCGCCAATACCGAGGACCTGGCGCGCATCATCTCGCGCGAGCAGGGCAAGCCGCTGGCCGAGGCGCGCGGCGAAGTGGCGTATGGCGCGTCGTATGTGGAATGGTTCGCGGAAGAAGCCGTGCGCAGCTACGGCGACATGCTCCCCGCCTTGATGCCCGGCAAGCGGATGATGGCGGTGAAGGAGCCGGTCGGCGTGGTCGCTGCCATCACGCCGTGGAATTTCCCGCTGGCGATGATCGCCCGCAAAATTGCGCCAGCGCTGGCCGCAGGCTGTACCGTGGTCGCCAAACCCGCGGAGGACACGCCGCTCACGGCGCTCGCCCTCGCGCGGCTGGCTGAGGAAGCGGGGCTGCCTGCTGGCGTGCTGAATGTGGTGAGCGCCTCGCGCGAGCACACGCCCGCCACCGTCTCGAACTGGCTGGCCGATTCGCGTGTACGCAAGATCACGTTTACCGGTTCGACGCCGGTCGGCAAGCATCTGGCGCGCGAGTCCGCCGGCACGCTCAAGAAGCTCTCGCTGGAACTGGGCGGCAACGCGCCGTTTATCATCTTCGACGACGCGGATCTCGACGCTGCGGTCGACGGTTTGATGGCGTCGAAGTTTCGTAACGGTGGCCAGACCTGCGTGTGCCCGAATCGGATCTACGTGCAGAACAGCGTGTACGATGCGTTCGCGCGCAAGCTGGTTGAGCGGGTCTCGGCGCTGCGGGTGGGCCCTGCCACGCGCGACGATTCGCAGATCGGCCCCATGATCAATGCGCGTGCTGTCGACAAGATCGAGCGTCACGTACAGGACGCTCTAGCACATGGCGCTGTGGTGCTGACCGGCGGGCGTCGTCTGCAAGGTGACGGTCTCGACGGTCCGTATTACTACGCACCCACTGTTCTGGGCGACGCCAACCGCGACATGGCCCTGTTCCATGAGGAAACCTTCGGCCCGGTCGCGCCGTTGTTCCGCTTCGAAAGCGACGCCGATGTGCTGCGCGAAGCGAATGACACGCCGTTCGGACTCGCGGCATACTTCTATTCGAACGATGTGCGCCGGATCTGGCGCGTCGCCGGCCGACTCGAAAGCGGCGTGATCGGCATCAACGAGGGTGCCGTCGCCAGCGAGGCGGCGCCGTTCGGCGGTGTGAAAGAATCGGGTTATGGTCGCGAAGGGTCGCGCTATGGGCTCGACGATTACCAGCACATCAAATATCTTTGCCAGGGTGGCCTGGTTTGA
- a CDS encoding Lrp/AsnC family transcriptional regulator: protein MKLDRIDLRILSQLQKKGRITNVDLADAVGLSPSPCLIRVKRLEKAGYIAGYGAHLQLNKLGDIQLVFTEVTLQDHRREDFAKFEASIRTVDEIAECHLVSGGYDYLLKFVTRSVVHYQTVMEDLLERNIGIEKYFSYVVIKSPFVKNHYPIESLFPLTD, encoded by the coding sequence ATGAAGCTGGACCGCATCGATCTGCGCATCCTGTCCCAGCTCCAAAAGAAGGGCCGCATTACCAATGTCGACCTCGCGGACGCGGTCGGCCTGTCGCCTAGTCCCTGCCTGATTCGCGTGAAGCGACTCGAGAAGGCGGGCTATATCGCGGGCTATGGCGCGCATCTGCAGTTGAACAAACTCGGCGACATCCAGCTCGTGTTTACCGAAGTGACCTTGCAGGATCATCGCCGCGAGGATTTCGCCAAGTTCGAGGCCAGCATTCGCACCGTCGACGAAATCGCCGAGTGCCATCTCGTGAGCGGCGGCTACGACTATCTGCTCAAGTTCGTCACGCGCAGCGTCGTGCATTACCAGACCGTGATGGAAGATCTGCTGGAACGCAATATCGGCATTGAGAAGTACTTCAGCTATGTCGTGATCAAGTCGCCGTTCGTGAAGAATCATTACCCGATTGAGAGCCTGTTTCCGTTGACAGACTGA
- a CDS encoding aspartate aminotransferase family protein: protein MSTSSLIESDRKHLIHPVASLRAHEQRGVTILESGRGAWLRDIDGNELLDAFSGLWCVNTGYGHESIVRVATEQMSRLPYATGYFHFGCEPAIRLAEQLVELAPNSLRHVYFTLGGSDAVDAAIRYITNYYNATGRPQKKQFIALERGYHGSSSVGAGLTALSSFHQNFDVPLSNQHHIPSPYLYRSEVGDDPQAVIDASVAALRAKVEALGAERVAAFFCEPVQGSGGVIVPPKGWLKAMSNACRELDILFVADEVITGFGRTGPLFACAAEDVEPDLMTVAKGLTAGYAPMGAVLMSDAVYNGIADGAGTGSAVGHGQTYSAHPVSAAIGLEVLRLYHEGGLLANGVAQTPRFEAGLRDLLDHPLVGDARSRGLLGALELVADKTTKRRFDPALNLSERIAKTAYRNGLIFRAFNDNILGFAPALCYQREEFDILFERLRQTLDTVLEAPEVRASLA from the coding sequence ATGTCCACGTCCTCACTGATCGAATCCGACCGCAAACATCTGATCCATCCGGTAGCCAGCCTGCGCGCGCATGAGCAGCGCGGCGTCACGATTCTCGAGTCGGGGCGCGGCGCCTGGCTGCGCGATATCGACGGCAACGAACTGCTCGATGCCTTCTCGGGCCTCTGGTGCGTGAATACCGGCTACGGTCACGAAAGCATCGTACGGGTAGCGACCGAGCAGATGAGCCGCTTGCCCTACGCGACCGGCTATTTCCACTTCGGCTGCGAACCGGCCATCAGGCTCGCCGAACAACTCGTCGAGCTGGCGCCGAACTCGCTGCGTCACGTGTACTTCACGCTGGGCGGCTCGGACGCGGTGGACGCCGCAATCCGCTACATCACGAACTACTACAACGCGACGGGCCGCCCGCAGAAGAAGCAGTTCATTGCGTTGGAGCGCGGCTATCACGGTTCGTCGTCGGTGGGCGCGGGCTTGACCGCATTGAGCTCGTTTCATCAGAACTTCGATGTGCCGCTGTCTAACCAGCATCACATTCCGTCGCCGTATCTGTATCGCAGCGAGGTGGGCGACGATCCGCAGGCGGTGATCGACGCGTCGGTCGCCGCACTGCGTGCGAAGGTCGAAGCGCTTGGCGCTGAACGCGTAGCCGCATTCTTCTGCGAGCCGGTGCAGGGCTCGGGCGGCGTGATCGTGCCGCCGAAGGGCTGGCTCAAAGCGATGAGCAATGCGTGCCGCGAACTCGACATCCTGTTCGTTGCCGACGAAGTCATCACCGGCTTTGGCCGCACCGGTCCGCTGTTTGCGTGTGCCGCCGAAGATGTCGAACCGGACCTGATGACGGTGGCCAAGGGACTCACCGCCGGCTATGCGCCGATGGGCGCCGTGCTGATGTCCGATGCCGTGTACAACGGCATCGCCGATGGCGCGGGTACCGGTTCGGCCGTGGGTCACGGCCAGACGTATTCGGCGCATCCGGTGAGCGCGGCGATTGGCCTCGAAGTGTTGCGGCTCTATCACGAAGGCGGGCTGCTCGCGAACGGCGTGGCTCAGACGCCGCGCTTCGAAGCTGGCCTGCGCGACCTGCTCGATCATCCGCTGGTGGGCGATGCGCGCAGCCGCGGCCTGCTCGGCGCACTCGAACTGGTGGCGGACAAAACCACCAAGCGCCGCTTCGATCCCGCGTTGAACCTGAGCGAGCGGATCGCCAAGACCGCCTATCGCAACGGCCTGATCTTCCGCGCTTTCAACGACAACATCCTCGGCTTCGCGCCCGCGCTGTGCTACCAGCGCGAGGAATTCGACATCCTGTTCGAGCGTCTGCGTCAAACGCTCGATACGGTGCTGGAAGCGCCCGAGGTGCGGGCCAGCCTTGCCTGA
- a CDS encoding 2-hydroxyacid dehydrogenase: MTFLYKADPVRGAQWARLFAEKAPQIPFRIWPDGSASADAEAVRYLAVWEAPHDLATRFPNLEVVFSVGAGIDQFDLSAIPAHLPVVRMIEPGIVAGMVEYVTLATLALHRDWLTYAAQQREGRWQALRTRVASERRVGVLGLGVLGQAVLTRLASFGFQCAGWSRSPRTLDGIECFAGAETLPAFLARTDILVCLLPLTDATRHILNRELFAQLPRGAALINTGRGGHLQQDHLLQALESGQLSAAVLDVADPEPLAADHPLWHHPRVMLTPHVASMTQPDSAVEVVLDNLRRHRAGQPLVGLVDRARGY; this comes from the coding sequence ATGACCTTCCTCTACAAGGCCGACCCGGTGCGCGGCGCGCAGTGGGCGCGCCTCTTTGCCGAAAAAGCGCCGCAGATTCCGTTTCGCATCTGGCCGGACGGCAGTGCCTCGGCCGACGCCGAAGCAGTGCGTTACCTCGCGGTTTGGGAAGCACCGCATGACCTCGCCACGCGCTTCCCTAATCTGGAAGTGGTGTTCTCGGTCGGCGCGGGCATCGACCAGTTCGATCTTTCGGCAATCCCTGCGCATCTGCCGGTAGTGCGGATGATCGAACCGGGCATCGTAGCGGGGATGGTCGAGTACGTGACCCTCGCCACGCTCGCACTGCACCGCGACTGGCTCACCTATGCCGCGCAGCAGCGCGAGGGCCGCTGGCAGGCGCTGCGCACACGCGTCGCGAGCGAACGGCGCGTCGGGGTGCTGGGGCTTGGCGTCCTCGGCCAGGCCGTGCTGACGCGTCTCGCCAGCTTCGGTTTTCAATGTGCCGGCTGGAGCCGTTCGCCGCGCACGCTCGATGGGATCGAATGCTTCGCCGGCGCGGAAACGCTGCCGGCATTTCTGGCCCGCACCGACATTCTGGTGTGCCTGCTGCCGCTCACCGACGCCACGCGCCATATCCTGAACCGCGAGTTGTTTGCACAGTTGCCGCGCGGCGCGGCGCTGATCAACACGGGACGCGGCGGTCATCTGCAGCAGGATCATCTGCTGCAGGCGCTGGAAAGCGGGCAACTCAGCGCGGCCGTGCTGGATGTGGCGGACCCCGAACCGCTCGCAGCGGATCATCCGCTGTGGCATCACCCTCGCGTGATGCTGACGCCGCACGTTGCCAGCATGACCCAGCCGGACAGCGCGGTCGAAGTCGTGCTCGACAATCTGCGTCGTCACCGTGCGGGCCAGCCGTTGGTCGGTCTGGTGGACCGCGCCCGCGGATATTGA